GCCGGCCTGGTCGGACTGAACGCCGACCGCGTGCTGTCGGGTGCCGACATCGCCGAACTCAGCGATGACGCGCTGGCCGTACAGGTGCAATCGACCGATGCTTATGGCCGGCTCGCACCCGACCAGAAGTCCCGCATCGTGAAAGCGCTGCAGGCAAGCCGCGCGGTGGTCGGCTTCCTCGGCGACGGCATCAACGACGCTCCGGCGCTGAAGGCCGCCGATATCGGCCTGTCGGTCGACGGCGCAAGCGGCGTGGCGCAGGCCGCCGCCGACATCATCCTGCTCGCATCCGACCTCGAAGTGGTCGCCGACGGCGTCGAGGAGGGACGGCGTACCTTCGCGAACATCCTGAAATATGTCCGCATGGGCGCGAGCTCCAATTTCGGCAACATGCTGTCGATGGCGATCGCCTCGATTGCGCTGCCGTTCCTGCCGATGCTGCCGACGCAGATCCTGCTCAACAATCTGCTCTACGACCTTTCCGAGCTCGGCATTCCCTTCGACCAGGTCTCACCCGCAGCAACCGCGCAGCCGCAGGTGTGGAGCATGAGGCGGCTGGCGCGCTTCGCCGCGATCATGGGGCCGCTGTCGTCGGTGTTCGACTTCCTGACCTTTGGCGCCCTGCTCTATCTGTTCAAGGCCTCCCCGGAGGAATTCCGCACCGCCTGGTTCATCGAATCCATGGCGACCCAGATCCTGGTCATCTTCGTCATCCGAACCAATGGGCGGCCATGGCGCAACTGGCCGGATCCGTTGCTGTCCGCCTCCTCGCTGGTTGCCCTTCTGGTCGCGATGGTGGTGCCGTTCACGCCGGTCGGCGCCTGGTTCGGCTTCGTCACGCCGCCGCCGATCATGATGGCCGGCATCGTGCTTCTGGTCGTCGTCTACCTCGCCTGCGCCGAGTCGCTGAAGCCGTTTGCGATCCGCACCGGACGAAAGGACTGAGCGCGGTTCCGGCCGCATCGCACTGCGCATGGTCGCGATGCGCCTCGCACCATTGATATCGGGCGCATTTCCGTGTCTTTGAGCGAGGCCGGGCGATCAGCCGGCCCGGATCGACCCGGGCCGGGGTCTCGGCGCACTCGACGCGGGACCATAACAATCACAATGTCCGCCACCGGCCAGACCACGAGCACCGAAACATCCGGCCACGGCTGGATCGCCAACCAGCCTTATCTGCTGCTTTGCATCACCGCGCTGTGCTGGGCCGGCAACGCCATCGTCGGGCGGCTCGCCGCCGGCCACATCCCGCCGGTGACGCTGTCGTTCCTGCGCTGGTTTTTCGCCTTCCTGCTGGTGCTGCCGTTCGCCTGGAAACACCTTGCCCAGGACTGGCCCGCGATCCGCGGCAGGCTCGGCCTGATGATCACGCTCTCGATCACCGGCATCGGCGCCTTCAACACGCTGCAATATTGGGCGCTGGAGCATACCCAGGCACTCAACACGCTGCTGCTGCAATCGGCCGCGCCGCTGATCGTGGCGCTGTGGTCGCTGGCCATCCTCGGCGTCAGGCTCACCGCGGCGCAGGCGTTCGGCGTGGCTCTCTCGATGTGCGGCGTGCTGACCATCCTGCTGCACGGCGATTTCACCACGCTGTCGAATATCGCGTTCAACAAGGGCGATCTCATCTTCATCGTCGCGCTTATCATCTTCGCGCTGTATTCGGTGCTGACGCTGAAACGGCCGCCGATGCACGGCCTGTCGTTCCTCGCCTTCACCTTCGGGGTCGGCGCGGCCTGTCTCATTCCGCTCGAGATCTGGGAATTGTCCGCGCGCCCGGTCATGAAGCTCGACGGGCCGAACCTCTTGACGCTGTTCTACGTCGCGGTTTTCCCCTCGACGCTGGCCTATCTCTGCTTCAATCGCGGCGTCCGCCTGATCGGCGCCAACCGCGCCGCGCCGTTCTTCCATGTCGTGCCGGTGTTCGGCTCGATCATGGCGATGGCATTCCTGGGCGAACACCCGCAGGCGTTCCACTTCATCGGGTTTGCGCTGGTGCTGTCGGGCGTGTTCGTCGCGTCACGGAAGCAGGCGGGCTGAACGGCGGCTCCAAGCGCGCATTGTGCGCGGCGCACCGGCCTTGCTGCCTCAGCTTCCTTGCAATTTGCCCGGGATCAAGGTTCAATATCCTCATTGCTGACTTCCAATCCGATAACCCAGCTCTGATTGTCAGGGAGAGTGGTATGGGCGCGTTGATGGCTGAGGACGATATCTATATCGGTCCGCTTTTTGATCTGTTCAATTTGAGATTTGGTCCCGAGCAGAGAGACGTCGAATTCGACGCGGGTGGCGTGTCCGAGATCAAGGCCCTGCAGGAGGAGTTCAGCATCTTCCAGGAAGGGCGGCCATTCGTCGAGAGCGCGAAGCTGCTCGGGTTGGGAGGCCTCGGCAACAACCGCGCGAAGAACCGTTGGTACAATGTGCTGACCTGGCTCGCCAAGGTGCCGTCGGACCAGGACGGCGAAACCGGCGACCAGCGCATCGTGAACGCGCTGATCAAGAACTTCGGGCGCAAGTCACCGCTGCCGTGCTTCATGAAGGCGCATGACTCCCGGGATAGCGCCGGCTACGGCCTCAAGGTCGTCGTTCGCGAAGACACCCCGATCTTCTACATCGACCGGACCTATCTCACGATCTCGGTGCCGATGGCGCCCAAAGTCCCGCCCGCGGGCAAGGATAAGAAGAAGTCCAAGAAGAAATAGGCCGGACCGGTGCGCGCTGCCGCAAGCGAGCCTGCCCGTTCGGGCGGCGGAGCGCTCGCCCACGTCTACAGCGACATCGCCGCCTATTATTCGGCCAAGGTCGCGCGCTTCGGTGCGACGCCCAACGGCGTCGACTGGACCTGCCAGGCCACGCAGGAGATGCGCTTCGTCCAGTTGCTGAAACTGTGCGATTTCACGTCGTCCTTCTCGCTGAACGATTACGGCTGCGGCTATGGCGCCCTCATCGCGTATCTCGACCGCCGGCATCGCGGCTGCGCGATCGACTATCTCGGCATCGACCTCTCCCGTGCGATGGTGCAGCGTGCCCGGCAGAAGTGGCGGGACCGCAACGCGGCCGACTTCGTCCTCGGTCATGCCAGTCCGCGGACGGCCGACTATGCGGTCGCGAGCGGCATCTTCAACGTCGCGCGGGAGCAGACGCGGCAGGATTGGGAGCACTTCATCGCGGCGAGCCTCGACGACCTCCATCGCACCACCACGCGCGGCTTCGCCGTCAACTTCATGAAACGTGCCCCAGGGACGGCCGGACGCGAGGGCCTCTACACCACCGACACCGCCTCGTGGGCGCGGCACTGCGCCGCCCGCTTCAATGCGACAGCCGAGGTACGTGACGGCTATGGATTGATGGAGTTCACGCTGATCGTGCGGAAACTGTAGCCCTCACGCGCCAACCGACAGCCGCCGCCGCATTTGCTCGAGCAGCCGCCCGTAGATGGCGGCGCCGGTCAGATCGATCAGGCGCTCGGCCTGCTCGACCAGGCGGGCCACCTCGCCGAGGTGCTCCGGCTCGTTGCCGGCCGCAAGCGCTGCGGCGAGCGTGATGGTGGCACGGCATTCCGGCAGGCGGGCATGCCGTTCCTGGGCGACGCGGATCGCTTCCCGTGCCTTGTCGACGGCCGCGGCGCGGGCGCCGGAACAGAGCTGATAGTCCGCAATGCTTGCGAGCATCTCCGGCTCGATCTCCATGGCGACGCGCGCACTGCGCACGAACTCGACGCCCTCGGTCAACGACGGGATGGCCGCCGGATAGTTCTGGGCGATGCCCTGGGCGGTGCCGATGCAGGCCAGCGAATAGGCGCGCAGATACGGGCTGGACTGGCGCGCCGCCAGCTCGGTCACGCGCCAGGCATGGCTCGAGGCCATCCCGGAATCGTCCAGGCACCAGGCGAGATCGACATAGCCGAGATTGGCGATGAACTGAACGGTCGGGTCGATCAGCGTCGGATCGATGGCGAGGATGCGATCGAAGCAGAGCCTAGCCTCGTCGAAACGACCGAGCCGAACCAGGATCCGTCCGCGCAGGCTGAGAATCCAATGTTCGACATTGTAGCCGAGAAACTGGTGCTCGAAGTCGGTGATGCCGGGAGCGCCCGCGAGCGCCGCATCGCTCGCCGCGAGCGCTTCGCGCAAGAGCCCGGCCCAGCCGTAGGCCTGGCTGAGCGAGGCATTGAGCGTCGCGGCGCGGCTGGTGAGCTGACGCGTTTCAGTCAGCGCCAGCGCTTCCTTGACGGCGTCGACATAGGCATCAGCTTGCCCCCCACTCGCACCCGCAATTCGACCTTCGACGAACAGCAGAAGCGGGATCATGGAATCATCGATGTCATGCGCCCATTCCAGCGCTTCCTGGATGAAGGGCTTGGCATCCTCCGACGTCATGCCTTCGCGCCAACCCAGCCATGCGATCTGGCTGCTGGCCGCGATCCTGAGTGCATCGCCCGCAGGGCTGCGCTCCTGTCCCGCCTTCAGCGCGCGGACCTTGTGCCAATGCCGGATCGCTTCCGCCGGATTGGTCGAGCCGATCCAGCGCGCGGCCCGCGCCGCAAATTCGGCGGCGGCATCAAGCTCGCCGGCCTGCTCGAAATGATGTGCCAGAAGCGCTGCGAATTCGTCGAGCCTCTCGGGGTAATATTGCTCGATCGCGCGCGCCACGCGCGCGTGCAGGAGGCCGCGCCGCGCGCGGAGCTGGGTCGAATAGGCGATCTCCTGTATCAACGGGTGACGGAAGCTGTAGTCCTGGCCATCCTTGCCGCTGCGCACCTGCAGCATTTCGCCGGAACAGAGCCGGGCCAGCGTCGCTTCGAGCTCGGCCGCAGGCAGGCTGGCGACACTCTGCAGCACCGCGAGCTGAAACTCCTTGCCGATGATCGCCGCCGTGTGCAGGAGATCGCGATCGCCGGGCGCCAGTCGATCGATCCGCGCGCCGATGACGGCCTGCACCGTCGGGGGCAACACGTCGGCGGCGCCGGAGATGCCGCGCCGGTAACCGCCCTGCTCGCCGACGATGACCAAATGCTCGACCAAGGAACGGATCAGTTCCTCGGCGAAGAACGGATTGCCGCCGCTGCGCTCGGCGACGCGCCGGCGCACGTCGAGAAGCTCGTCTCGCGGGCCGAGCAGCTCGTCGACGAGATCGTCCGTATCCGTCGGCGACAGCTCGGCGAGCTCGATCTGCTGGTACAGCGGCCCGCGCATCCAAGGTGCGAAATACGCCGGCCGGAAGTTCACGATCAGCGCCGTCTTGGTGGAAATCACCGCATCGACGAGCGTTGCGACGAACTCCTCGCTGGCCTGATCGAGCCAATGCAGATCCTCGATGATAATCACCGACGCAGACGCACCGCGTTGGCGAACCATGTGCCGAACGATGTCGAGCAGGCGAACGTTGCGGGCGCGTGGACTGAGCCAGGACGGCGGTCCTTGGCCGTGCCTGATCCCGAGGAAGTCACAGACCAGCCAGAGGTCCGCCTCGAAGGTCGAGCCCAACTCGGCCAGGCGCGTGGCGATCTGCTTCACCGCCAGATCGGGCTCGTCGTCCGGCGAGACGTTGAAATAGGTCGACCGTAAGAACTCCAACACCGGCTGCAGCGGCGTCGCCGCGCCATAGGGCTGCGCGCGAGCCTCGAACACCGGGATGAGACGCGCGCGGCACCATTCCGCGAATTCATAGCATATCCGACTCTTGCCGGTGCCGGGCGGACCGACGATGCCAGTGACGCAGGAGCCGCCGGTCTCGACCGCCGCCAGGGTCCGCTGAAGCAGGGTCATCTCCCGTTCGCGCCCGCGGAACGTCGCCAGGGCGACCCCCCGGAATTGCTGGCTGGCGACCGCCGGCTTGAGGTTCTTCAGAAGATAGAGCTCGATCGGCTCCGGCACTCCGCGCAGGCGGTGACGGCCGAGCGGACCGACCTCGCAGAACGAGCGCGCCAGTCGATAGGTCTCGTCGGTCAGGCAGATCTCGTTCGGCTCCGCCTTGGCCGGCAGCCGGCTTGCGAGATGAATGGTGAGGCCGTAAGCGCCGTGCTCGGTGACCGTGTCGACGAGCGGAGCATCCGCGACGATCTCTCCGGAATGCAGGCCGAC
The sequence above is drawn from the Bradyrhizobium amphicarpaeae genome and encodes:
- a CDS encoding DMT family transporter — protein: MSATGQTTSTETSGHGWIANQPYLLLCITALCWAGNAIVGRLAAGHIPPVTLSFLRWFFAFLLVLPFAWKHLAQDWPAIRGRLGLMITLSITGIGAFNTLQYWALEHTQALNTLLLQSAAPLIVALWSLAILGVRLTAAQAFGVALSMCGVLTILLHGDFTTLSNIAFNKGDLIFIVALIIFALYSVLTLKRPPMHGLSFLAFTFGVGAACLIPLEIWELSARPVMKLDGPNLLTLFYVAVFPSTLAYLCFNRGVRLIGANRAAPFFHVVPVFGSIMAMAFLGEHPQAFHFIGFALVLSGVFVASRKQAG
- a CDS encoding class I SAM-dependent methyltransferase, with protein sequence MRAAASEPARSGGGALAHVYSDIAAYYSAKVARFGATPNGVDWTCQATQEMRFVQLLKLCDFTSSFSLNDYGCGYGALIAYLDRRHRGCAIDYLGIDLSRAMVQRARQKWRDRNAADFVLGHASPRTADYAVASGIFNVAREQTRQDWEHFIAASLDDLHRTTTRGFAVNFMKRAPGTAGREGLYTTDTASWARHCAARFNATAEVRDGYGLMEFTLIVRKL
- a CDS encoding ATP-binding protein is translated as MLCERCGGDNPATNRFCHGCGAALPMACHACNHLSPPGSGFCGACGAALNAASRLVAAPAPRPVRGELKQVTVLFADLVSSTEIVAGLTAEDAMQRLKPALDAMCDAVERFEGTVVRTLGDGILAFFGAPRAQEGHALLACEAALAIRDTFRLRDDVMSVRVGLHSGEIVADAPLVDTVTEHGAYGLTIHLASRLPAKAEPNEICLTDETYRLARSFCEVGPLGRHRLRGVPEPIELYLLKNLKPAVASQQFRGVALATFRGREREMTLLQRTLAAVETGGSCVTGIVGPPGTGKSRICYEFAEWCRARLIPVFEARAQPYGAATPLQPVLEFLRSTYFNVSPDDEPDLAVKQIATRLAELGSTFEADLWLVCDFLGIRHGQGPPSWLSPRARNVRLLDIVRHMVRQRGASASVIIIEDLHWLDQASEEFVATLVDAVISTKTALIVNFRPAYFAPWMRGPLYQQIELAELSPTDTDDLVDELLGPRDELLDVRRRVAERSGGNPFFAEELIRSLVEHLVIVGEQGGYRRGISGAADVLPPTVQAVIGARIDRLAPGDRDLLHTAAIIGKEFQLAVLQSVASLPAAELEATLARLCSGEMLQVRSGKDGQDYSFRHPLIQEIAYSTQLRARRGLLHARVARAIEQYYPERLDEFAALLAHHFEQAGELDAAAEFAARAARWIGSTNPAEAIRHWHKVRALKAGQERSPAGDALRIAASSQIAWLGWREGMTSEDAKPFIQEALEWAHDIDDSMIPLLLFVEGRIAGASGGQADAYVDAVKEALALTETRQLTSRAATLNASLSQAYGWAGLLREALAASDAALAGAPGITDFEHQFLGYNVEHWILSLRGRILVRLGRFDEARLCFDRILAIDPTLIDPTVQFIANLGYVDLAWCLDDSGMASSHAWRVTELAARQSSPYLRAYSLACIGTAQGIAQNYPAAIPSLTEGVEFVRSARVAMEIEPEMLASIADYQLCSGARAAAVDKAREAIRVAQERHARLPECRATITLAAALAAGNEPEHLGEVARLVEQAERLIDLTGAAIYGRLLEQMRRRLSVGA